A single region of the Syntrophotaleaceae bacterium genome encodes:
- the glgP gene encoding alpha-glucan family phosphorylase: MTDWKLFLGEPRIAYFSMEIGLSADIPTYSGGLGVLAGDTIKAAADLKLPMVAVTLASRKGYFSQYIDKEGWQRESAAEWYPEKVLERLPAKTLVPIEGKDVKVQAWLYRVKSPAGGEVPVLFLDTDIPGNDEEERRITDYLYGGDQTYRLKQEIVLGIGGARILNALGFKIRKYHMNEGHASLLTLELLNRTRRPVEDTWDERASWDTRRVMEQCVFTTHTPVDAGHDRFPYDLVRRILGEEIPISLLQELAGRDVLNMTLLALSLSRFVNGVAKKHGEVSQALFPGFEIHAITNGIHPFTWTSPHFVKLFSRYLPSWGTEPELLVRVDSIPDEEIWDAHCGAKAMLFHYIEESSGIRMDPDILTIGFARRVATYKRGNLIFSDLERLLEIGEGKIQMVYGGKAHPRDQPGKEIIHSIIDQIEKLKGKITCVYLQDYDMRVASLLVPGVDIWLNNPIRPLEASGTSGMKAALNGVPNFSVLDGWWIEGHIEGVTGWSIGPPPKGITVDQNHTREDVRDLYDKLERIIIPMYYEDRPGWIRIMKNAIGKNAYYFNTHVMMRRYVTEAYIR, encoded by the coding sequence ATGACTGACTGGAAGCTGTTCCTAGGCGAACCTCGCATCGCATATTTTTCCATGGAAATCGGTCTTTCGGCGGACATTCCGACCTATAGCGGAGGTCTCGGAGTCCTCGCCGGAGATACGATCAAGGCTGCAGCCGACCTCAAACTCCCCATGGTGGCGGTCACCCTCGCCAGCCGCAAAGGGTACTTCAGTCAGTATATCGACAAGGAGGGCTGGCAACGGGAGTCCGCGGCGGAATGGTACCCGGAAAAGGTCCTGGAGCGCCTGCCGGCAAAGACCCTGGTGCCGATCGAGGGCAAGGATGTCAAGGTCCAGGCCTGGCTCTATCGGGTAAAAAGTCCCGCCGGGGGGGAAGTTCCGGTCCTCTTCCTCGACACCGACATCCCCGGCAACGATGAGGAAGAGCGGCGCATAACCGACTACCTGTACGGCGGAGATCAGACCTACCGACTCAAACAGGAGATCGTCCTCGGCATAGGAGGGGCCCGCATCCTCAATGCCCTCGGCTTCAAAATCCGGAAATATCATATGAACGAGGGACACGCAAGCCTCCTGACTCTCGAACTGCTCAACAGAACTCGCCGCCCGGTGGAAGACACCTGGGACGAGCGGGCGTCGTGGGATACCCGGCGAGTTATGGAGCAGTGTGTCTTCACCACCCATACCCCGGTGGACGCCGGTCATGACCGCTTCCCCTACGATCTGGTCCGACGCATTCTGGGGGAGGAGATCCCTATTTCTCTGCTGCAGGAACTGGCTGGACGGGACGTTCTCAACATGACGCTTCTGGCCCTGAGCCTGAGCCGCTTCGTCAACGGCGTCGCGAAAAAGCACGGCGAGGTGTCACAGGCCTTGTTCCCCGGCTTCGAGATCCATGCCATTACCAACGGCATTCATCCCTTCACCTGGACATCACCCCATTTCGTCAAGCTCTTCTCCCGCTACTTACCCAGCTGGGGTACCGAGCCGGAACTGCTGGTGCGGGTGGACAGCATCCCCGACGAAGAGATCTGGGACGCCCACTGCGGGGCGAAAGCGATGCTGTTTCACTACATCGAGGAATCATCGGGAATCCGGATGGACCCGGATATCTTGACGATCGGTTTTGCCCGGCGGGTGGCCACCTACAAGCGCGGCAACCTGATTTTCTCCGACCTGGAGCGACTGCTGGAGATCGGCGAGGGGAAAATCCAGATGGTTTACGGCGGCAAGGCCCACCCCAGGGATCAGCCCGGCAAGGAGATCATCCACTCGATCATTGATCAAATTGAAAAACTGAAGGGCAAGATCACCTGTGTCTACCTGCAGGACTACGACATGCGTGTCGCCAGCCTGCTGGTCCCCGGTGTCGACATCTGGCTGAACAATCCGATCCGACCCCTGGAGGCGTCCGGAACCAGCGGAATGAAGGCCGCCCTGAACGGAGTCCCCAATTTCAGCGTCCTCGACGGCTGGTGGATCGAAGGCCACATCGAAGGGGTCACCGGCTGGTCAATCGGCCCCCCGCCCAAAGGGATCACCGTGGATCAGAACCACACCAGAGAGGACGTGCGGGACCTTTACGACAAGCTGGAACGGATCATCATCCCGATGTACTATGAAGACCGCCCGGGATGGATCCGCATCATGAAAAACGCCATCGGCAAAAATGCCTACTATTTCAACACTCACGTCATGATGCGACGGTATGTGACGGAGGCTTATATTCGGTAA
- a CDS encoding Rrf2 family transcriptional regulator yields the protein MRLSTKSRYGLRALFDMAFNAGNLPIQVKEISNRQEISPRYLEQIFQSFKKAGILKSKKGPQGGYFLAKNPEDITVLEIIEAAEGDTLLVACTDPPMEEGETCHFSGICVTQTVWAEAAQVLHNYFSGINLKDLCERGQKLGLKRESSHKFMYYI from the coding sequence GTGAGACTATCCACCAAAAGCCGTTACGGTCTTCGCGCATTGTTCGACATGGCCTTCAATGCCGGTAATCTGCCGATTCAGGTCAAGGAAATTTCCAATCGACAGGAAATTTCTCCCCGTTATCTGGAACAGATCTTTCAGAGTTTCAAAAAAGCGGGAATTCTGAAAAGCAAGAAAGGTCCGCAGGGAGGGTATTTTCTGGCCAAAAACCCCGAGGATATAACCGTCCTGGAAATTATCGAGGCCGCTGAAGGGGATACTCTTTTGGTGGCCTGCACCGACCCGCCCATGGAAGAGGGGGAAACCTGCCATTTCAGCGGCATCTGTGTGACTCAGACCGTCTGGGCCGAGGCCGCCCAGGTCCTGCATAATTACTTCTCCGGCATCAATTTGAAAGACCTCTGTGAGCGGGGTCAGAAACTGGGTTTGAAACGGGAATCCAGCCATAAATTCATGTACTACATTTGA
- a CDS encoding general secretion pathway protein GspB — MSTILKALQKLEELSNRQEALPGEPDPLWVRPVAGRRRRFYPRWLLLPGLILTLGGIGLFSLSRIQEETDTGRALVSVPPVNGEPVELISKAPEEKLGLSQVEVAPVHTPGLREEEMQEEIQTPVTAFQEQGKTTPARIKGEPAFPRTENTRPRFRVTGIAYQEDRTVRFAIINDRALGEGEIVAGAIVEEILEDRVRFTQDGSSFEVPLARGAAR; from the coding sequence ATGAGCACCATTCTGAAAGCCCTGCAGAAGTTGGAGGAGCTGTCGAATCGCCAGGAGGCCCTTCCCGGGGAACCGGATCCTCTGTGGGTGAGGCCTGTCGCAGGGCGCCGTCGCCGGTTTTATCCGCGATGGCTGTTGCTGCCTGGTTTGATCCTGACTCTGGGCGGGATCGGGCTTTTTAGCCTTTCCCGCATACAAGAAGAAACCGATACGGGGCGAGCGCTTGTGAGCGTCCCGCCGGTGAATGGGGAACCTGTGGAGCTGATCTCGAAAGCCCCTGAAGAAAAACTTGGCCTGAGTCAGGTCGAGGTGGCCCCCGTCCATACTCCCGGACTCAGGGAAGAGGAGATGCAAGAGGAGATTCAAACCCCGGTGACCGCATTTCAGGAACAAGGAAAAACCACGCCGGCAAGAATAAAGGGGGAACCGGCATTTCCCCGCACCGAGAATACCAGGCCCCGTTTCCGGGTGACGGGCATTGCCTATCAGGAAGACCGGACCGTGCGTTTCGCGATCATCAACGACAGGGCTTTGGGGGAGGGCGAAATTGTCGCGGGGGCGATTGTCGAGGAGATTCTGGAGGACAGGGTTCGGTTTACGCAAGACGGGTCTTCTTTCGAAGTGCCTCTTGCAAGAGGAGCAGCCAGATAA
- a CDS encoding efflux RND transporter periplasmic adaptor subunit has translation MKFSRKGLLIVLLIVLPLAGGLAGYVLRGNVASPDHAAHDHHDSEAGKQQYTCGMHPWVISDQPGNCPICGMALTPVKAGTAGEAEAAETSTSGQGKGERKIKYWVAPMDPTYIRDEPGKSPMGMDLVPVYEDEAPSGSTIAIDPVTVQNMGVRTAEVERRDLHRLIRTVGTIGYEEPKITSVNTKVEGWIEKLYVDQTGQVVEKGQPLLEIYSPKLVSAQQEYLLALRNRDVLKTSSFQEIADGGERLLEASRQRLSYWDISERQIRQLEKTGRVSKTLTLYAPYKGVVTMKMAMPGQYIKAGQELFQISDISKVWVFADIYEYELPWIKVGQEADVLLPFVGDRALKAKIGYIYPYVEPKSRTVKARLEFANPGLELKPDMYVNVRVHGQEIRNALAVPGEAVIHSGEKQTVFVDLGEGKFEPRQVKTGVQDQDGFIQITQGLLDGERVVTSAQFMFDSESRLREAIQKMREPKKEAQAAPADAHEGHDMPEEDLEALFE, from the coding sequence ATGAAGTTTTCGCGAAAAGGATTGTTGATCGTTCTTCTGATTGTCCTGCCCCTGGCGGGGGGCCTGGCTGGGTATGTTTTGCGCGGGAATGTTGCTTCTCCGGACCATGCCGCCCACGACCACCATGATAGCGAGGCCGGCAAGCAGCAATATACCTGCGGCATGCATCCCTGGGTGATTTCCGACCAGCCTGGCAATTGTCCGATCTGCGGAATGGCCCTGACACCGGTAAAGGCGGGGACTGCAGGAGAGGCGGAAGCGGCCGAAACCTCCACAAGCGGTCAAGGGAAGGGCGAGCGCAAGATCAAGTACTGGGTCGCCCCCATGGATCCCACCTACATCCGGGACGAACCGGGCAAATCGCCCATGGGCATGGATCTGGTGCCGGTCTACGAAGATGAGGCGCCTTCCGGTTCGACCATTGCCATCGATCCGGTGACAGTGCAGAACATGGGAGTGCGCACGGCCGAGGTGGAGCGGCGCGATCTGCACCGCCTCATCCGCACCGTCGGCACCATCGGCTATGAGGAGCCCAAGATAACCTCGGTCAACACCAAGGTGGAGGGTTGGATCGAGAAGCTGTATGTCGACCAGACCGGGCAGGTGGTGGAAAAGGGCCAGCCGCTGCTGGAAATCTACAGCCCAAAGCTGGTTTCGGCCCAACAGGAATATCTGCTGGCCCTGCGCAACAGGGACGTCCTGAAAACGAGTTCCTTCCAGGAGATCGCCGACGGCGGCGAGCGGCTGTTGGAAGCCTCTCGTCAGCGCCTGAGTTACTGGGACATCAGTGAGCGGCAGATCCGCCAGTTGGAAAAAACCGGCCGGGTGAGCAAGACCCTCACCCTGTACGCGCCCTACAAAGGGGTGGTGACCATGAAGATGGCCATGCCCGGGCAGTACATCAAAGCCGGCCAGGAGCTGTTTCAGATCAGCGACATTTCCAAGGTCTGGGTCTTTGCCGACATCTACGAATATGAACTGCCCTGGATCAAGGTCGGACAGGAAGCCGACGTGCTGCTGCCTTTTGTCGGCGATCGCGCCCTGAAGGCGAAAATCGGCTACATCTACCCCTACGTCGAGCCCAAATCCCGCACCGTCAAGGCCCGCCTGGAATTTGCAAATCCCGGCCTGGAGCTCAAGCCCGACATGTACGTGAACGTGCGGGTGCACGGTCAGGAGATCCGGAACGCCCTGGCCGTACCCGGCGAGGCTGTGATCCACTCCGGCGAGAAACAGACGGTGTTCGTCGATCTGGGTGAAGGCAAGTTCGAGCCGCGCCAGGTGAAAACCGGCGTGCAGGATCAGGACGGTTTTATTCAGATCACCCAGGGACTTCTGGACGGAGAACGGGTCGTGACCAGCGCCCAGTTCATGTTCGATTCCGAAAGCCGCCTGCGCGAAGCCATCCAGAAGATGCGGGAGCCGAAGAAGGAGGCCCAGGCCGCTCCGGCCGATGCCCACGAAGGGCACGACATGCCGGAGGAGGATCTGGAGGCGTTGTTTGAATAG
- a CDS encoding TolC family protein, which translates to MKNLSTCIFLLLTLILGVGNWRPALAQETVGERLQDLVDQALLRNPDLQAAEARWRMAEHTVIPAGSLDDPRFSFALSNYPIDSFSGDETPMTGKEFQLSQMLPFPGKLGSKKEMASQQAEWFRKHYEDARLQLVREVKDAWYQVYFEQRAMAITRENISTLDDFIRLTETRYEVGTGLQQDVLKAQVERSKLLERFFNLQQQYASSLAEFNRLLSRAPDTPVETPRELEPTTVVGELQEFIKESRTYRPVFAGYQSMIDRYQAQRKLAKLDYYPDVSLWAGYRQREDVPGDPAEGTDFVSAGFSINIPLWQGKRREAVAEADSGVRMALRQLEDMANRIDFAIADQYAKLAKNRDLVELFKTGIIPQAEQSFEATLSAYQVGDVDFLNLLDSQLTLYRYQIDYHRALSDYQRSVAGLEAAVGKELGGQNP; encoded by the coding sequence ATGAAAAATTTATCTACCTGTATCTTTCTGTTGCTGACCTTGATCTTGGGAGTGGGGAACTGGCGCCCGGCATTGGCGCAAGAGACGGTCGGAGAGCGCCTGCAGGACCTGGTGGACCAGGCGCTGCTAAGAAATCCTGATCTCCAAGCCGCAGAAGCGCGCTGGAGGATGGCGGAACACACAGTCATACCGGCCGGCAGCCTGGATGATCCGCGATTCAGTTTTGCCCTGTCGAATTATCCGATCGACAGCTTTTCCGGTGACGAAACTCCCATGACCGGGAAGGAGTTCCAATTGTCTCAAATGCTGCCTTTTCCGGGCAAATTGGGCAGTAAAAAAGAGATGGCCTCGCAGCAGGCCGAGTGGTTCCGGAAGCATTACGAGGATGCCAGGCTGCAGTTGGTGCGGGAAGTCAAGGACGCTTGGTACCAGGTCTATTTTGAGCAACGGGCCATGGCCATTACGCGGGAAAATATCTCGACTCTTGACGACTTTATCCGCCTGACCGAAACCCGTTACGAGGTCGGCACCGGGCTGCAGCAGGATGTGCTCAAAGCCCAGGTGGAGCGATCCAAGCTCTTGGAGCGGTTCTTCAATCTTCAACAGCAGTACGCTTCGTCCCTGGCGGAATTCAACCGGTTGCTGAGCAGGGCCCCGGATACGCCTGTGGAAACCCCGCGGGAACTGGAACCGACCACAGTGGTCGGCGAACTGCAGGAGTTCATCAAGGAGTCCCGCACCTATCGCCCGGTTTTCGCCGGTTACCAGTCGATGATCGACCGCTACCAGGCCCAGCGAAAGCTGGCCAAGCTCGATTACTATCCCGACGTCAGCCTTTGGGCCGGTTACCGCCAGCGGGAAGATGTGCCGGGTGACCCGGCGGAAGGTACGGACTTCGTCAGTGCCGGTTTCAGCATCAACATCCCGCTGTGGCAGGGAAAACGGCGCGAAGCGGTGGCCGAGGCGGATTCCGGCGTGCGCATGGCCCTCCGGCAGTTGGAAGATATGGCAAACCGGATCGACTTCGCCATTGCCGACCAGTACGCCAAATTGGCAAAGAATCGCGACCTGGTGGAGCTGTTCAAAACCGGTATCATCCCCCAGGCCGAGCAGAGCTTCGAAGCGACTCTGTCCGCCTATCAGGTTGGAGACGTCGATTTTCTCAACCTGCTCGACAGTCAGCTGACCCTCTATCGCTACCAGATCGATTATCACCGGGCGTTGAGCGATTACCAGCGCAGCGTCGCCGGTTTGGAGGCGGCGGTGGGGAAGGAGTTGGGAGGCCAAAACCCGTAA
- a CDS encoding homocysteine synthase: MSQSNNYRTETLALHAGQKPEPTTKARAVPIYQTTSYVFDDADHAARLFGLQEFGNIYTRLMNPTTDVLEQRVAALEGGVAALAVASGQSAISLALLTLAHSGQEIVASTSLYGGTYNLFSYTLPQLGVKVRFVDPSDPENFRAAINDKTRAVFSETLGNPKLDTLDIEAVAAIAHENGVPLVIDNTVPSPYLVNPLAHGADIVVHSATKFIGGHGTSIGGVIVSGGSFDWGNGKFPQLSEPDPSYHGINFLEALGNLAYIIKVRVQLLRDVGPALSPFNAFLLLQGLETLHLRMERHSENALKVAQFLADHPRVGWVNYPGQPEHPAYQTATRYFHRGQYGALVGFGIKDGGVAEGKKFIDNLQLHSLLANIGDAKSLVIHPASTTHQQLSPEDQLATGVTPDFIRLSVGLENVDDIIEDLDRALKTV; this comes from the coding sequence ATGAGCCAATCGAACAATTACCGGACCGAAACTCTGGCTTTACATGCCGGGCAGAAGCCAGAGCCGACGACCAAGGCGCGAGCCGTCCCCATTTATCAGACGACATCCTACGTCTTTGACGATGCCGATCATGCGGCCAGGCTTTTCGGATTGCAGGAGTTCGGCAACATCTACACTCGGCTGATGAATCCGACCACCGACGTACTGGAGCAGCGGGTAGCCGCTCTGGAAGGAGGTGTCGCCGCCCTGGCAGTCGCTTCCGGGCAGTCCGCCATCTCTCTGGCCCTGCTGACCCTGGCCCATTCCGGCCAGGAAATCGTGGCCTCCACCAGTCTCTACGGTGGGACCTATAACCTGTTCAGTTACACTCTGCCGCAACTCGGAGTCAAAGTCCGGTTCGTCGACCCCTCCGATCCCGAAAATTTCCGGGCGGCCATCAATGACAAAACCAGGGCGGTTTTCTCCGAAACCCTCGGCAACCCGAAGCTCGACACCCTCGATATCGAGGCTGTTGCGGCCATTGCCCATGAAAACGGGGTGCCGTTGGTGATCGACAATACCGTTCCGTCGCCTTACCTGGTCAATCCCCTGGCCCACGGCGCCGATATCGTCGTTCACTCGGCCACTAAATTCATCGGCGGCCACGGCACCTCCATCGGCGGAGTCATCGTTTCCGGAGGCAGTTTCGACTGGGGTAACGGCAAATTTCCCCAACTGTCCGAGCCCGATCCCAGCTATCACGGCATCAATTTCCTCGAGGCACTCGGCAACCTGGCCTACATCATCAAGGTGCGGGTTCAGCTGCTGCGCGACGTCGGTCCGGCTCTAAGTCCCTTCAACGCTTTTCTGCTGCTGCAGGGTCTGGAGACCCTTCATCTGAGAATGGAACGACACAGCGAGAATGCGCTCAAGGTTGCTCAATTTCTCGCCGATCATCCCCGGGTCGGATGGGTGAACTATCCCGGCCAGCCCGAACACCCGGCCTACCAGACGGCCACCCGCTACTTCCACCGAGGGCAGTATGGCGCCCTGGTCGGCTTCGGCATCAAGGACGGCGGTGTTGCCGAAGGGAAGAAGTTTATCGACAACCTGCAACTGCACTCCCTGCTGGCCAATATCGGCGATGCAAAATCCCTGGTGATCCATCCGGCATCGACTACTCACCAGCAGCTTTCTCCGGAGGATCAACTCGCCACCGGAGTGACACCTGATTTCATCCGGCTTTCCGTCGGTCTGGAAAATGTCGACGACATCATCGAGGATCTGGATCGGGCGCTGAAGACGGTTTAA
- the hydE gene encoding [FeFe] hydrogenase H-cluster radical SAM maturase HydE, translating to MTKDKIIAWLKTEDEKTLENLWRQADQVRQLAVGDDVHLRGLLEISNHCVRSCHYCGLREENSELPRYRMPENEIMDCVMEAVSYGYGTVVIQAGEDFGLSSGWISHIVRRIKSETDLAVTLSLGERSLEELAQWREAGADRYLLRFETSNRDLFEQIHPSLPGQVSDRIELLRQIKKLGYETGSGVMIGIPGQTWEDLANDIFLFRELDLDMIGVGPFISQGDTPLGQSPPENPEQVPNTELMTYKVIALARIVCPMANIPSTSALATLNLAKGRELGLIRGANIVMPNLTPKKYRPLYEIYPAKACIDETAAECRSCMHRRILSVNRKIGKGRGDSSNHRAPGPLK from the coding sequence ATGACCAAGGATAAAATCATCGCATGGTTGAAGACGGAGGATGAGAAAACTCTAGAGAACTTATGGCGACAGGCGGACCAGGTTAGGCAACTGGCAGTAGGAGACGATGTTCATTTGCGCGGCCTGCTCGAAATTTCCAATCACTGCGTTCGCAGCTGCCATTACTGTGGTCTGAGGGAAGAAAACAGTGAACTGCCCCGCTACCGGATGCCGGAAAACGAGATCATGGACTGTGTCATGGAAGCGGTCTCATACGGTTATGGCACGGTGGTCATTCAGGCCGGTGAGGATTTCGGTCTGAGCTCCGGGTGGATCAGTCACATTGTGCGGCGCATCAAGTCCGAAACCGACCTGGCCGTCACCCTGAGCCTGGGCGAGCGCTCTTTGGAGGAACTGGCGCAATGGCGCGAGGCCGGTGCCGACCGCTACCTGCTTCGTTTCGAAACATCAAACCGCGACCTTTTTGAGCAAATCCATCCCTCTCTTCCCGGCCAGGTCTCGGACCGGATCGAACTGCTCCGCCAGATCAAAAAGCTTGGTTACGAAACGGGCAGCGGGGTGATGATCGGCATTCCTGGGCAGACCTGGGAAGATCTGGCCAACGATATTTTTCTGTTCCGGGAACTCGATCTCGACATGATCGGCGTAGGTCCCTTTATCTCCCAGGGAGATACCCCTCTTGGTCAGTCACCGCCGGAAAATCCAGAGCAGGTGCCTAATACCGAACTGATGACCTACAAAGTCATCGCTCTGGCCCGAATTGTCTGCCCCATGGCCAACATCCCAAGCACTTCGGCCCTGGCCACCCTGAATCTGGCCAAGGGGCGCGAACTGGGTCTGATCCGCGGCGCCAATATCGTCATGCCCAATCTGACCCCCAAGAAATACCGCCCTTTGTACGAAATCTATCCGGCCAAAGCGTGCATCGATGAAACGGCCGCCGAGTGCCGCTCCTGCATGCACCGCCGGATTCTGTCGGTCAACAGAAAGATCGGCAAAGGTCGGGGCGATTCCAGCAATCACCGGGCTCCGGGGCCCCTGAAATAA
- a CDS encoding AAA family ATPase, translated as MYREYFGFREKPFGLTPDSRFLFLSQNHREGFAHLWYGIHQGGGFVVLSGEVGTGKTTLLRSLLSRLESSKWRSALIFNPPMSPEALFRDILLELGLQADEPDPGQLMRRLNAFLLKENSQGRSVLLVIDEAQNLCPEVLEKIRLLSNLETEKRKLLHILLAGQPELVRLLDRQELRQLRQRVSVHYHLQSMSSGDTRRYIEHRLAQCGAEGPVFSPRAMTKVFRFSEGIPRLINILCDRCLLAAFGAEKKMVTRTMVGRAAEELKPIHRPRRDYLPGTVIWLPLFLGLFVLAASWGLFHLWGTRMDRSSITAAVSSTGGTGSKGTALPGPDPLSKIPDASVNSLAFKAMGKVWGVSGALTEGPVETIQDFALFLQTRGLQINRVRGSLSKLLDLNYPFLMVMEGRDGRRLAAVCEEIQGTVRVVPPVEGRDWVSLPELSGLWKGEGFLVWRNDLRLAEGLVLGDRGDQVKALQELLLVNGEQEIQVDGIFGRNTSLALRNFQTRRGLENAEKLDMITLLFLYQAANRFGVPKLREG; from the coding sequence ATGTATCGCGAATATTTCGGTTTCCGGGAAAAACCCTTTGGTCTGACACCGGACAGCCGTTTTCTTTTTCTGAGCCAAAATCATCGGGAGGGTTTTGCCCACCTCTGGTACGGAATTCACCAGGGAGGAGGTTTTGTCGTCCTTTCTGGGGAGGTGGGGACGGGCAAGACAACCTTGCTGCGCTCCTTGCTTTCCCGCCTCGAATCGAGCAAGTGGCGGAGTGCTCTCATTTTCAATCCGCCCATGTCCCCGGAGGCTCTGTTCCGGGACATTCTGCTTGAATTGGGCCTGCAGGCCGATGAACCGGATCCCGGTCAACTCATGCGAAGACTTAATGCCTTCCTTTTGAAGGAAAATTCGCAGGGACGGTCGGTTCTCCTGGTTATCGACGAGGCACAGAATCTGTGCCCGGAAGTCCTAGAAAAAATAAGGCTTCTGTCCAATCTGGAGACGGAAAAACGGAAATTGCTGCACATCTTGCTGGCCGGACAACCGGAATTGGTCCGTCTGCTGGACCGGCAGGAATTGCGGCAATTGCGTCAACGGGTCAGCGTCCACTACCATCTGCAGAGCATGAGTTCCGGGGACACCCGACGATATATCGAGCATCGGCTGGCGCAGTGCGGAGCCGAAGGCCCCGTTTTCAGTCCCCGGGCTATGACGAAAGTATTTCGATTCAGCGAGGGCATACCCCGGTTGATTAACATCCTCTGCGACCGCTGTCTGCTGGCTGCCTTCGGTGCCGAAAAAAAAATGGTTACAAGGACGATGGTTGGCAGGGCAGCGGAGGAGTTGAAACCGATCCACCGCCCCCGTCGTGACTATCTGCCCGGGACAGTCATATGGCTTCCTTTGTTCCTGGGTCTTTTTGTACTGGCCGCGAGCTGGGGGCTGTTTCATTTGTGGGGAACCCGGATGGATAGATCCTCGATTACAGCCGCCGTAAGCAGTACAGGCGGTACCGGATCCAAGGGGACTGCTCTTCCCGGCCCTGATCCCTTATCTAAAATCCCTGATGCTTCGGTAAACAGTTTGGCCTTTAAGGCGATGGGGAAGGTTTGGGGTGTTTCCGGGGCTCTCACAGAAGGGCCGGTAGAAACTATTCAGGACTTTGCCCTTTTTTTGCAGACAAGGGGACTGCAGATCAACCGGGTCAGGGGTTCCCTTTCGAAGCTTCTCGACCTGAACTATCCGTTTCTCATGGTGATGGAAGGTCGTGATGGCCGACGTCTGGCTGCGGTTTGCGAAGAGATCCAGGGAACCGTCAGGGTCGTTCCGCCAGTGGAGGGGCGAGACTGGGTTTCTCTCCCTGAGTTGTCCGGTTTATGGAAAGGGGAGGGTTTCCTGGTCTGGCGTAACGATCTCCGCCTGGCAGAAGGTCTTGTCCTGGGGGATCGCGGGGACCAGGTTAAAGCCCTGCAGGAGCTGCTGCTGGTCAACGGAGAACAGGAGATCCAGGTGGACGGAATTTTCGGCCGCAACACCTCCCTGGCCTTACGCAACTTTCAGACTCGTCGAGGTCTCGAGAATGCTGAAAAACTCGACATGATAACCCTTTTGTTCCTGTATCAGGCTGCGAATCGGTTCGGCGTTCCGAAGCTGAGAGAAGGATAG
- the metF gene encoding methylenetetrahydrofolate reductase [NAD(P)H], giving the protein MHIQDIFATHPTTFSFEFFPPKTDKAADRLYETIRQLEPLNPAFTSVTYGAGGTTRERTHELVMRIHRQTSLDPIPHLTCVCSSEEEIQRILERYAEAGISNILALAGDPPPEMIPYDRSKDAFPHAADLVRFIRRFSERGTHPDPRGFGIGVAGFPEGHPATPNRLLEMDYLKAKVDEGADYICTQLFFDNRDFYDFRERCLLAGIRIPILAGIMPISTTEGMKRMADLAAGARFPASLLRAVARCQNDPEAVRRIGIHWATEQCRDLLDNEVRGIHFYTLNNSDATIQIYRCLGLNASSLHPVEKQTAEFGDGRQ; this is encoded by the coding sequence ATGCATATTCAGGACATTTTCGCGACGCATCCGACCACTTTCTCTTTCGAGTTCTTTCCGCCCAAAACCGACAAAGCCGCGGATCGCCTTTACGAGACGATTCGTCAGCTTGAACCCCTGAATCCGGCCTTCACCTCTGTGACCTACGGCGCAGGGGGAACAACCCGAGAACGGACACATGAACTGGTCATGCGGATACACCGCCAGACCTCCCTGGATCCAATCCCTCATTTAACCTGCGTCTGCAGTTCAGAAGAGGAGATCCAACGAATCCTCGAACGCTACGCCGAGGCCGGCATCAGCAACATCCTGGCCCTGGCCGGCGATCCCCCGCCGGAAATGATCCCCTACGACCGGTCAAAAGACGCCTTTCCCCACGCCGCCGACCTGGTCCGCTTCATTCGCCGGTTCAGCGAACGGGGCACCCATCCGGATCCTCGCGGCTTCGGCATCGGCGTGGCCGGTTTCCCTGAAGGGCATCCAGCCACCCCAAACCGCCTGCTGGAAATGGACTACCTGAAGGCCAAGGTTGATGAGGGGGCCGACTATATCTGCACCCAGCTCTTTTTCGACAACCGGGATTTCTACGATTTCCGCGAGCGCTGCCTACTGGCCGGCATCAGAATTCCGATCCTTGCCGGAATTATGCCGATCTCAACAACCGAGGGTATGAAACGGATGGCGGACCTGGCTGCGGGGGCCCGTTTCCCCGCCTCCCTGCTTCGCGCAGTGGCCCGCTGCCAGAACGATCCGGAGGCCGTACGGAGGATCGGAATCCACTGGGCCACGGAACAGTGCCGGGACCTGCTGGACAACGAAGTGCGCGGGATTCATTTCTACACCCTCAACAACTCCGATGCCACCATTCAGATCTACCGCTGCCTGGGACTGAATGCCAGTTCACTCCACCCTGTGGAAAAACAAACTGCGGAATTCGGGGATGGTCGTCAATGA